ATTGTTCGAGTTCAACCCGAACCGCCACGATTACGGCGACAAGCAATTCCTCGGGCAAACGGTGAAGGGTAGGGGGCTGGCCGAACTCGACGAAGCGCTGGACCGCCTGAGCCGCAGTCCCGCCACCGCGCACTTTATCAGTGGCAAGCTGGCCCAGTATTTCGTCAGCGACAATCCGCCCGCGCCGCTGGTGGCGCGCATGGCCGCCACCTTCCAGAAAAGCGACGGCATGATCGCCGACGTGCTGCAGACCATGTTCAACAGTCCCGAATTCAAGCAATCGCTGGGCAAGAAATTCAAGGACCCCATGCATTACGTGGTGTCGGCCGTGCGCCTCAGCTATGACGACAAGCCCATCCTGAATGCGGGACCCATGCTGAACTGGCTCTCGCGCATGGGCCAGCCACTGTACGGGCGCCAGACGCCCGATGGCTATCCTCTGACGGATGCCTCCTGGGCCAGCCCCGGCCAGATGACGACGCGTTTCGATATCGCCCGCACCATCGGCTCGGGCAGCGCCGGCCTGTTCAAGACGGATGGCCCGCAGCCGCAGGAAAAGGTGGCGTTTCCCCAGCTGGCCAGCGCCCTGTATTACCAGTCGCTGCAGCCAGGCTTGAGTCCCGCCACGCGCCAGGCACTGGAGCAGGCCGCTTCGCCGCAAGAGTGGAATACCTTCCTGCTCTCGTCGCCCGAAATGATGCACCGCTGAAAGGAATTGTCATGAACCGTCGTGACCTGTTGAAAGCCCTGGCTGCCGGACCCTTGTTGTCGCATGCGGGCAGCTTGCTGGCCGCACCCGCCACGAATGCCCGGCTGTTGTTCGTGTTTTTGCGCGGCGGCTATGACGCGAACAACCTGCTGGTGCCGGTCGGCAGCGATTTTTACTATGCGGCGCGGCCGAATATCGCCATTGCGAAACCCGGTGCGGACAACGGCGCGCTGGCCCTGAATGCCGACTGGGCCTTGCACCCAGCGTTGCGCGAGACCATCTACCCCATGTTCAACGGCGGCGAGGCGGCCTTCATTCCGTTTGCGGGCACGACGGATTTGACGCGCAGCCATTTCGAGACGCAGGACAGCATTGAACTGGGGCAGGAGATCGGCGGGCGGCGCGACTTCCGCTCGGGTTTCCTGAACCGGCTGGCGCAAAGCCTCAATGCCAATCAGGGCAACCATGCCATTTCCTTCACCGACCAGCTGCCCCTGATTTTTCAAGGTGGCGTGCAAGTGCCGAACATGGCGCTGCGCACCGTGGGCAAGTCGGGCATCGATGCGCGTCAAAGCCAGGTTATCGCCGCCATGTACCGTGGCACGCCCTTGCAGCAACCGGTCAGCGCGGGCTTTGCCGTGCGCGACGATGTAACGAAGGAATTGACGGGCGAGATGCAGGCGGCCAACCGCAACGCCATCAGTACCCGCGGCTTTGAACTGGAAGCGCAGCGCATCGCCCGCTTGATGAAGGACAAATACAATATCGGTTTCGTCGACGTGGGCGGCTGGGATACCCACGTGGGGCAGGGCGGCGCCAACGGCTACCTGGCGGGGCGCTTCGATGAGCTGGGGCGTGGCCTGGCCGCGTTTTCGCAGGAAATGGGCAGCGCCTGGCGCCATACCGTGGTGGTGGTGGTCAGCGAATTTGGCCGCACCTTCCGCGAAAACGGCAACCGCGGCACGGACCACGGCCACGGCAGCGTGTTCTGGGTGCTGGGTGGCGGGATCAAAGGCAAGCAGGTGGCGGGCGAGCAGCTGGCGATTTCGCAGGCGACGCTGTTCCAGAACCGCGACATGCCCGTGCTGAATGAATACCGGGCCGTGCTGGGCGGCTTGCTGCGCCGCACCTTCGGCCTGACCCCGGCGCAGCTCGACCATGTGTTTGCCGGCGTGAAACCGGTGGAGCTGGGACTCGTGTAAATCGGAATGCCACCGTGTTACGCTATGCCTGCGCAACTGGCGCGTAGCTAAGCCTCCGTCACGCTTACCGGTGCGGGGCATGAATGGAGTGGTATGACCGATACCCAGCGCGACATCGTCAGCGCAGGCTTTTCCCTGGCCTTGATCGCCGTGACGGCCTTCGTCATGCAGCGTTTCTTTTTGCCGCTCGTGTGGGCCGGCATCCTGTGCGTGGCCACGTGGCCCCTGTACCTGCGCGTGCGCGCGGCGCTGGGTCAGCGACCCATCATCGCGGCGGCCGTGCTGACCCTGGCGTTCGCCTGCATCTTCATCATCCCCGTGCTGTCCGGCGTGGCGCAGGCGGCGCGCGAAGTGCCCGTGCTGGCCAATTTTATCGTCCATGCGAATACCGACGGCTTGCCCGTGCCGGACTGGGTAGCGCATATTCCGCTGGCCGGCAGCGCCATCGGCGACTGGTGGCTGGCCACCCTGAGCCAGCCCCATGGCCTCGGTCACTTCTTTGCGGGCAGTGCCGTCGGTGGTTTTCATTCCGCGCGCGACATCCTGAAAATCCTTGGCGCGGACGTGTTTCACCGCCTGGTCGACTTCGGCCTGGCCTTTTTATGCCTGTTTTTCTTTTACAAGGATGGCGAAGCGCTGACGCGCCAGATCACGGCCGTCGGCAGCCACTTCCTGCGCCCCGAACGCTGGGGCCGCTATGCGCAAAAAATCCCGACGGCCATCCGCGCGACCGTCAACGGCCTGGTGCTGGTGGGCCTGGCCGAAGGCGTGCTGATCGGCATCGCCTATGCGATTGCCGGCTTGCCGTCGCCGGCCCTGTGGGCGTTTGCCACGGGCATCCTGGCCATCATCCCGTTCGGCGCGCCGCTCGCTTACCTGAGTGCGGCCGCCTTGCTGGTCTTTCAGGGCAATGTGGGCGCCGCCATCGGCGTAGCCGCCTGGGGCACCGTGGTGCTGTTCGTGGCCGACCACTTCGTGCGTCCCGGCATGATCGGCAACGCCACCCGCTTGCCCTTCCTGGCCGTGCTGTTCGGCATTCTGGGCGGCGTGGAAACCCTGGGCCTCGTGGGCCTGTTCATCGGTCCCGTCGTGATGGTGCTGTTCGTGACCTTGTGGTACGAAGCGAATGTGTCTGACAAGGTGCTGCCAGTGCAAACACCTGCCAGCCCGGCCGCACCGGAGCGCGCACAGTAATGAGGGGTCGGTCAGCGTTGCCGCTGGCCGGTACTGAGGCGTTCCCGGCGTGGCCGGGCGAGCTGACTTTACAACAGGGTGCGAGCACCTTGTTTTAAAGTCATTCTTAATGCGCCTTGGATAGAATAAGCAACCAACGGCGCATCAGCAGCACTTCAACATAGCCCGGCTCGATGCCCGTACCGCACTCGATCAGGGGATTGACGGTGTAGTAGCGCTTGCGGAAGTCGCGGCAGACGAGGATTTCGCGCTTGCCCATGCGGACGAGGAAAGAGCTTGGGGCGTATTCCAGGCCGAACCGTGAGCCAAAACCGCTATTCAATGTTGCCATGACAATTCCTTTGAGGGAGATGTGTTGAACGAGTCATCAGAATAGCATAACTACTGTATGAAAACACAGCTACTGTATGAATAAACAGTATTTTTTTACTGGTGTGGTTTTTTTGATCATCACCGGGGACATGAAAGAGAGATGAGTTTGCAAGAGAAAAATGACATGCGCATGACCACGGGCTGGACCATGAAACTGCGCCGCTTCGTCGAGGCGCGCCTGTCGCCCGAAGGCGAGCTGGGCCTGCATATGACGGTGGGCGTGGCCCTGATGCTGGTGGCCATCGTGGTGTTCCACGAGATCGCCGAAGCGGTGATGGGCATGGCCCAGATCACGGTGATCGACCTGCAGGTGGCGCACTGGTTCAACCAGCATGCCGTGCCGTGGATCACCAGCTGCCTGCTGGTCATCACGCACATGCACGGCGTGATCGGCGCCATCACCCTGGCCCTCTTGCTGGGCTGGTATCTGCACCGCAAGGGCGCCGATTACTGGTTGTTTACCCTGGTCATCACCATGCCGGGCGTCATGTTTTTGAACCTGCTGTTAAAGTATATTTTTGTCCGCGCGCGGCCCAGCTTTGACGAGCCCATCCTGCAGACGGCCTTGAGCACGTACAGCTTTCCCAGTGGCCATACTGCCACCTCGACGGCCCTGTACGGCTTGCTGGCCGCCTACCTGATTTGCCAGACGGCGCCAGGCGCCTGGGGCAAACGCATCGCCATCGCGCTGGGCGCCTTCCTGATGGCGGCCCTCGTGGGTTTCAGCCGCATCTACCTGGGCGCGCATTACCTGAGCGACGTGCTGGCGGCCATGGCGGAAAGCTATGGCTGGCTGGCCATCTGCATCGCCGGCGTGTCGACCCTGCGCCGCCGCCGGCATATCCGGCAAACCAAATAAGGGGAAACGATCCTGAGCAAGATTGCAGTCATCATCAACGGGAGCGCCGGTTGCGGCTATGCGCCGGACTGGGCGCAGCAGCTCGAAGCGCAATTCGCCGCCGTGGGACTCGACGCCGCCATCACGCTGGCGCAAAGCGGCGCCGAGATGATCGCCACGGCGGAGCAAGCCTTGCGCGATGGCGCGCCCATCGTCGTGGCCGGTGGCGGCGACGGCACCATCAATGCCGTCGCGTCAGTCGTGGTCGGCAGCGGCACGCCGTTTGGCGTCTTGCCGCTGGGTACCTTGAACCATTTCGCCAAGGATTTGAGTATTCCTTTGGCGCTCGATGCGGCCATCGCCAACGTGGCGCAGGGCGTGTTGCACCAGGTCGACGTGGGTGAAGTCAATGGCCGCATCTTCCTGAACAATTCCAGCCTGGGCCTGTATCCCGATATCGTGCGCGACCGCGAAAAGCAGCAGCGCCGGCTGGGGCGGGGCAAGTGGCTGGCCTTCAGCTGGGCCCTGGTGGCCGCCTTGCGCCGCTACCCGTTTCTCAGCGTGCAATTGACACTCAACGACGCCGTGCATGCGCGCCGCACGCCGTTCGTCTTCATCGGCAATAATGAATACCTGATGGAAGGCTTGAATATCGGCGAGCGCGAGCGGCTCGATGGCGGCCAGCTGAGCTTGTATGTGGCGCAGCGTCCGGGCCGCCTGGGCTTGCTGAAGCTGGCCCTCCACGCGCTGTTCGGCAAACTGTCGCAAGCCAAGGATTTCGATATGCTGACGGTCAATGAGCTGGACATTGCCACGAAACACCGCCGCCTGCGCGTGGCCACCGATGGCGAAGTGACCATCATGAATACGCCGCTGCGCTACCGCATCCGTCCCGCCGCGCTGGATGTGATCGTGCCCGCGCCGGCGCCAGCCCAGGATTAGGCCATGCGTACCCTCGTGCATTTATCCGATTTGCATTTTGGCAAGGTCGATGCGGCCCTGCTGGCGCCTTTGCGTGCGCTGGTCGAGCGCCTGGAGCCGGACGTGGTCGTGGTCTCGGGCGATTTGACGCAGCGCGCCCGCAGCGTTCAATTCCGGCAGGCACGGGCTTTTCTCGACAGCTTGCCGGGGCCGCAGATCGTGGTGCCGGGCAACCACGACGTGCCACTGTACAACGTCGTTTCCCGCTTTTTGACGCCGCTGGTGAAATACCGGCGCCATGTCACGGACGATTTGTCGCCCGAATACGTGGACGAGGAAATCGCTGTGCTGGGCATCAACACGGCCCGTTCCCTGACGTTCAAGGATGGCCGCATCAGCCACGAGCAGATCGATTTTCTGCGTGAACGCCTGGGCCGTTTGCCGCCCGGCTTGACGCGCATCATCGTCACGCATCATCCCTTCGACTTGCCGGAAAACTTCGACAAGGATGACCTGGTCGACCGCGCGCCGCAGGCGCTGCAAATGTTTTCCGAGTGCGGCGTCGATCTGCTGCTGGCGGGGCATTTGCATGCTAGCGTGGCGGGCAACACGGCCGAGCGCTACAAGATCGCCGGCTACGCGGCCCTGATGGTGCAGGCGGGAACGGCCACGTCCACGCGGGGCAGGGGCGAGTCGAATTCCTTCAACGTGCTGCGCGTGGAAAACAGTTGCATTCGCGTCGAGCGCTACAGCTGGAATGAAGGCAGCGCCGCCTTTGAAAAAGTCAGCACGGAAGCGTTTGAACGCCAGGGCGGCGTGTGGGCCAGCTTGCGGCCTTTATGATGAGGCTATAGTCGGAAAGGCGAATTGCCGGGTATTTTCTGACTTGATCTGCAATTTGTAAATAAGATGGTGGATTACAATTGAGGCAATATATTCAATTGGAGAAATATATGTTAACCAATGTAACAACCATTCCCGTCGCTTCCCTCTCAGCGCGAGCGGGCGACGTGGCGACTCGTCCTGAGAACAAGTCCTTTGCCGAGGTATTCGCGGCGGTGACAGAATTGGCGGCAACGACGGTAGCTGGCAAGCAAGGTGTTCCTGCTGATGCAGGAGTTGCTGGCAATTACCGCAACAAGCTGCTTGATAGCGCGAGGGCAGATCCGGCGGAAGCGGAGAAACTGCTCGCCTTCAATACCGCACCCGATAGCGGCGCCTTTCCCCTGATCGACATTTCGAATTGGCCGACGGTGCGCTATTCTGTTTCTGGCGAACTGCAGACACCGGAGTCCGAAGCCTATTTCGCTGGCGTCGCCACATCCGCATCGAAGGCGCGCCTCGACCTGCTGCAACAGGAGCGGGCAAAAGGCACGCCGCCGGCGGAAATACTGGACAAGGTATTGGCCTTGAACAGCGCCTTGCCTCCGCGATATAAAGCCATGGCGAATATCGGGTATTGAGCTGCGGCGGGCGGCCGCTACAGCCAGTAGTTCATGAAGCGCGCCGCCCACTCCTTCATGCGGTCCGAAATGGGCCGCGTTTCCCATTTTGCTTTGGTGATTTCTTCCGAATCGCGCAAGTCTTCCTGGAAGGCGTTTTCCATTTCCCGGCCGAAGCTGTCGCCCAGCACGATCACGTTCAGTTCGCTGTTGTGTAAAAAGCTGCGCATGTCGATGTTGGTCGAACCCACGGTCGACCAGGCGCCGTCGATGACGGCCGTCTTGGCGTGCAGCACGGCCAGTTTCAAATGAAAAATGCGGATGCCGCCGGCCAGCAATTGATCGTACAGCGCGTGTCCCGCATGGAACACCAGGCCGCTGTCGGACACGCCGGGCAGCACCACGGTGACGTCCACGCCCCGTTTCGCGGCCGCCACCAGTGCGTCGACCGTCTGCTGGTCGGGCACGAAATAGGCGGACGTGATGTGGATGGATTTCTTGGCTTCCTGGATGGCTAAAATATATGCCTTGTAGATTTCAAAGCCGCCGTCCGGCTCGCTGGCCACCACGCGCACCAGCTTGTCGCCCACTTCGGACAGCACGGGGAAATAATTGGCATCCGGCAAGTCGGCCTGGTCCTGCTGGGCCCAGGTGCGGATGAATAGCCATTGGAAGGCGGCCACGGCCGGGCCTTCCACTTTCACATGGGTATCGCGCCAACCCACGTCCTTTTTATCGGTGGCTTTCGATTTCGAGCGGAACAGCGAGCTTTTCGCATAGGTATCGCTGATGTTGATGCCGCCCGTAAACGCCATCTTGCCATCGACGATCAGCACCTTGCGGTGGTCGCGGTTGTTGATTTTCCAGTCGTCGCCCTTGAGCTTGGCCGGATTGACGGGGTTGAACGCCACCAGGCGCACGCCGGCCGCGCGCATGCGCTCGAAAAACGCCTGTGGCACGCCGATCGTGCCCACGCTGTCGTAGATGACGTTGACCGTCACGCCCGCTTGCTGCTTTTCGATGAGCATGTCGGCAAATTTCAGGCCCAGCGGGTCCTGGTCGAAGATATACGTTTCCAGGTTGATGCTGGTCTTCGCCTCGCTGATGGCCCGGAACATGGCGGCCATCGTTTGCGGGCCGTCAAACAGCAGGGTTACCTTGTTGCCCTTGATCAAAGGCACGCCCGTGGCCGCCTCTTCCAGCGCGGCCTGGGTTTTCAAGTCCATGCCGGACCTGGCCCAGCGCTTGTTGAGCAGGGCGGCACGGCTGTTGACGTTCAGCAAGGCTCCCTTGCCCGTGATCACATTGGGTCTGGCCACGGGCTCCAGGGTGGTGTTGAGGTTCTTGACATCGGGCAGCGAGGCGCATGCAGCCAGGGTCCAGCACAGCAGTAGGGCGGTGAGACAGGGTTGCATGCGCCTGGTGGTCATTTTTGAGCCTTGGTCGTCAGTGACAGGTTTACCGAATCATCGGCCAGTGCCAGTGGTGGCGGGTTTTTCGAACCGAAGAAGAAGACGATGGGCGAGCGCAGGAAGCGCTTGCCCAGAATCTTCAACAATTGCATGCCGTGCTTGAAGCGCACCTGGCGCGAACGCAGCGCTACCCACAGGGCCAGGCCGAAGCTGACCAGCAGGTTGGCCGTGCCGATGGCGAAGATGCCCGACAGCGACTTGACGGCCAGTTGCCAGCTCATATTGTGATCGAGTCCCACCAGCGCCGTCGCAAAGTTGGCGGCCGAGAAGGTAATGTGGCGGATATCGATGGGCAAGCCGATCAGGAAACCCAGGGTGCCGATGGAGCCCAGCAGGATGCCGAAATAGAAATTACCCATCAGGCCGCCCAGGTTGTTTTCCAGATACAGGCCCAGCCGCTGCAAGCGCTCCTGGCCGATGACGCGGCCCAGGCCGCGCAATTGCGCGATGCGCTGCGCCCAGCGCGTGTACAGCGCCTGGTTGTCATAGTAGCCGGAAATCAGGCCAGCGACGAACAGGCACACGCCGGCAATCATCGCGTAGAAGATGGCGGGGCTGCCGATGGGGTCTATATCGTGCAGCAAGTGCATGGCTTTTTCCGGCGACACCAGATGGTGGCCCGTGATCGCCTTGTAGCCGAGCGCGATCAGCCAGGCCGTGGGGATGGCGGTGGCCAGGTTGCCCAGCACGGCCATGTTTTGCGTGCGGAAGACCTTGTTGATCAGTTCCGCCATGCTGTCGAGGTCGATATTCCGTCCATCCTTGCTGTGCAGGCCGGCGGCGATGCGCGAGGCCGTCATGGCCGGCTGCTTGGTGGCCACCGTGAAGTGCAGCAAGTGGATGAACATGAAGCCGATCGAGTAATTCATGCTGAACATGAACGCTTCGACCAGCGGCGCCGAGCGCAGGTAGGACATCAAGATCTTGAACAGGGCCATGAAGCCGATGATCACGCCCGCGCCCGCGGACGAGAGGAACATGGCGCCCATCTCGCGGCGGTTTTCCGCGATGTAGTGCTCGCCCGTGCGGCTGGCGTTTTCCGTCACATTGCGCGCCAGCAAGTTGATATTGTCGGAGAACAGGTCGCTGACCTTGTACTTGTGGTTGTGCGCGCGTATCAGTTCCAGCGCCAGCCCCACGGCGCCCGCGCGGCGGCGGCTGACCGGTTGCGGGTGCAGCAAGTCTTGCGTGGCGTCGACCGTGATGGCGGCGATGTCCACGTTGTTTGAAGCGGGCAGCTCGCCGCTCGTGTCGACGAGGAACAGCAGCTTGCGCAGGCGGTCGATGCTTTGCGCCAAGGCCACCAATAAATACGTGAGGGGAATGCTGGTGCCCTGGTACAGCGCCTTCTTGCGGATCTTGGCGATGACGGCATCGCACTGGTCCAGCATCACCAGCAGGTGGCGCGCATCCTCGATGTGCTCGATATTGCCGTGCAGCAGATTCGTGTAGGCGTCCAGGTAGGCATTGACTTCCGTGTTCTGCACCATGAAGGGCGACTGGAACACTTCAATTTCATTGTGGAAACGCGTCAGCTCCGGTTCCAGGCCCATGGCGCAGACGCGGTAGGACAGGGTACGGATGGCGTCGAGCATGCCGGGCAGCATGATGTTGCCATCGCCGACGGCCAGTTCGATGTCGTCGCTGGTGAGCACGTCGAACAGTTCCAGCCAGTCCGTGGCGGGCACGTTGCTGATCCACAAATAATCGGTTTTCAGGTACAGCACCTGGTCGAGCGCGTCGTTCAGGTATTCGTCGCCCAAGGCGGGCGGCAGCATGCGGTAGGCGATGCGGCGTTTCAATTCGGTGAAAAAACCGCTGTTCGACAGCACGCCGATGTCTGTGTACAGGCTGGCGTGGCGGCGCGCGGCCAGCACGCGCAGCACGTATTCGTGCAGGGCGCGCGCTTGCGCGGGGTTACCTTTGAGAAGCTGGCGCAGGGTGCGCACGTTGGCGATCGCGGTAGCGCTGTCGTGCGGGCGCTTGGGACGCAGTGAGTTGAATAATGCCACCAGCAAGTCGATATTGCTGGAGTTGGGGTCTATGCGTTCGAGGATGGCTAGCATGCAAAAAAACGGGCGAGCCGCTGTCGGTAAAACCAGTAGTGTACCGCCTGCGTCAAATCGCGCAACGTTCGCCACCGAACACTGCTTTGCGGCAGAGCCTGCTTTTAACGCCATTTTGCCGCAGATTGCCACAATCATGGTCAAACTTGCGTGTTGTCAGTGTGCGACGTGTTTCCTGGGACTAAGCTGAAGTTTCTGTTGTACAACGCACGGATGGCTGGACAAAAAGCGGGGATAAGGTAACACTGGGATGTGACACACAGCGCATGTCCTGATCAATACCGGGAAGTTTCACCCACGTCACCGAGATATTTATCATGAAAACCTCGTATTTTGCGCTTGCTGTGATAGGGATGGGGCCATTCGCGCTGGGCGCAACGGCCCAGGCCGCCGATGGCGCGGGCAGTGCCGCATCGGGTAACGTTGCCGTGTACGGCGTGCTCGACGCGGGCATCGTTGCCGAACGGGGCTGCGCTGCCAATTGCGCCGGCAGCAAGGTGTCCGGCGGCGTCGCGTCCGGCTCGCGCCTGGGGTTGCAGGGCCGCGAAGCGCTGGGCAATGACGTGTCTGCCATATTTACCCTGGAAGCGGGTGTGCAGAACGACACGGGCCAGTCGGAAGACGGCCGGCTGTTCGGCCGCCAGGCCTATGTTGGCCTAGACAGCCGCCTGGGCGCGCTGACCCTGGGGCGCCAGTACAACCTGCAATACCTGGCGCTCACCGATGTGGCCGACCCGTTCAAGGGCGGCATGGCCGGCAGCGCCGGCAACCTGGCCGGCTACAGCGTGAAACGCTACGACAATACCGTCAAATACGTGTCACCGGCCTTGCGCGGCGTGTCGGCCAGCGCCATCTACAGCTTTGGCGAGTCGCCGTACAGCAGCGCCAACAACCGCGCGTATGGCGCCACGCTCGGCTATTCGGCCGGCGCCGTGAATGTCAGCGTGTCGCACCAGCGCAAGAACAACTTCATCCTCGCTTCCGGCACCTTGCCCGCCATCGATATGTCGGCCCGCAACACCCTGATCGCGGCCAATATCGACCTGAAAGTGGCCACCGCCTTTGCCGCCGTGGGCGTGAACAAGGGCTATGGCAGTTCGCCGTGGGACCCGAACAACGCCTACAGTTCGCTGGCCCTGTCGATGTCGTCGTCGGACAGCCGCGACACCTTGCTGGGCGTGTCCGTGCCCGTGGGCGGCTTCAAGCTGCTGGCGTCGTGGGTGCGCAAGGATGACCGCGACCTGGCCAACCGCGACGCCAGCCAGCTGGCCGTCGGCCTCACGTATTCGCTGTCAAAGCGCAGCGATTTCTACGCGTCCTACGCGAAGATCCACAACAAGAATGGCGCCCGCTACACGGTGGGCAACGCCAGCGATGCGGGCCGCGGCGACGCCGCTTTTAATATGGGCTTTCGTCACGGCTTTTGAGCGGCAGCGGTGGATGGCGCAGGGCACGTTGCCCCCAGCCACTTGCCGTTGCTCGTCACATTCACCTGTTCCGGCGTGCCGCGCGCGCTGGTCGTCACGGCCAGCTGCATGCTGAATGCCTGCTCGCCCGTGAACATCACCTTGCCTTCGCCGCTCGATTTCGGGTTGGCGCAGGTGAACGACACGTGCATGCCGCCCGCGATATCCGTGTTTTTCGATTTGCAGTCGCCGGGCTGGCCCGTGGGAATCTGCCTGCGCGCGGCCATGTCGGGCGTCACGCAGGCCGTCACGCGCACGGCGCCGTCGGCGCCCACGGTGGGCATGGCCATGCCGCGGCTGGCCGCCATGCTTTCCAGCTGCTTGCGTTGATCGGGAGGAAGGTTGCCCAGCTGCTGCAGCACCATGGACATGGCGTTGTCGGTGGCGGCGTCGGGCGACGCCATCTTGCTGTCGACTTGCCACAGGCCCGGCTTGATGCTGGCGGCCTGCGAGGCGGCCTGGGCACTGGCCTGGGCGCCCAAGGCGGCGCAAGCCAGCAGGGTCAGGCGTAGCAAAGAGTGTTTCATGTTGGCGTCTCCAGAAAAGGCAGACCCCAGCATACGGCATGGCAAGCGGGGCACGCTTGCCATTGTGTTACAAACTGTGATCGGGCTCGATGCGGCGCACGTCCACGCTGGCGATGCGGCGCTCGTCGGCCTCGAGGATTTCATAGCGCAGATCATCGAGTTCCAGCACTTCGCCCACGGCCGGCATGTTTTCGAAGTGCGCCAGCAGGAAGCCGGCCAGCGAGTTGTACTCGCCGTCTTCGCTGACCAGGGTTTCCTTCTCGAACACTTGCTCCAGGTAATGCAGGTCGGTCGCGCCATCGATGCGCCAGTGGCCGGGGCCCAGCACTTCCACGTCGGGTAGCTCGTCCTCGTCGGGGAATTCGCCGGCGATGGCTTCGAGGATGTCGATCGGCGTGAGCACGCCTTGCACGGTGCCGAACTCGTCGACCACCAGCACCAGCTGGCCGCGCGAGCGTTTTAACGTTTCCATGGCTTTCAGCACCCCGGCCGCTTCCGGCACGACGACGGCTTCGCGCATGCTGGCCGGGTCGATCTTGCCGCGCGAGACGAGGTCCTCGATGAGGTCTTTGCTGCGCGCGATGCCAACCACGTTGTCGAGGTCATCATTGCAGACAGGAATCATGCTGTGCGGCGTTTCGCGCAGCAGTTGCAGCATCTTGTCGCTGCTGTCGTTCAGGTTGACCCACGACACATCGCCGCGCGGCGTCATGACGGAGCGGATCGAGCGCTCGGCCAGGGTCAGCACGCCGCTGACCATGTTGCGCTCTTCCACGCCGAAGGCGGAGACGTCAGGCGTTTCCTTGACTTCATGTTCTTCCACGGCTTCGCGGCCCTTGCGTCCGCCCAGCAGGCTCAGGACGGCTTGCGCCGTGCGGTCGCGCAGCGGCGCGGTCGATTGCAGCTTGAGGAAGTTGCGGCGCGCCAGCTGATTGAAGAACTCGATGACGATGGAAAAGCCGATGGCCGCGTACAGATAGCCCTTCGGAATGTGGAAGCCCAGGCCTTCGGCCACCAGGGAGAGGCCGATCATCAGCAGGAAGCTCAGGCACAGCACCACGACGGTGGGGTGGGCGTTGACGAAGCGCGTCAGCACTTTCGAGGCGAGCATCATGACGACGATGGAAATGACGACGGCCGCCATCATCACGTACAGGTTTTCCACCATGCCGACGGCCGTGATGACGGCGTCGAGCGAGAAGACGGCGTCGAGCACGACGATCTGCGCTACCACCAGGCCGAAGCCGGCGTAGACTTTCGGGCCCGTCTGGGCATGCGTGACGCCTTCGAGGCGCTCATGCAGCTCGGTGGTGGCCTTGAACAGCAGGAACAGGCCGCCGACGAGCAGGATCAGGTCGC
Above is a genomic segment from Janthinobacterium sp. 64 containing:
- a CDS encoding DUF1501 domain-containing protein, which gives rise to MNRRDLLKALAAGPLLSHAGSLLAAPATNARLLFVFLRGGYDANNLLVPVGSDFYYAARPNIAIAKPGADNGALALNADWALHPALRETIYPMFNGGEAAFIPFAGTTDLTRSHFETQDSIELGQEIGGRRDFRSGFLNRLAQSLNANQGNHAISFTDQLPLIFQGGVQVPNMALRTVGKSGIDARQSQVIAAMYRGTPLQQPVSAGFAVRDDVTKELTGEMQAANRNAISTRGFELEAQRIARLMKDKYNIGFVDVGGWDTHVGQGGANGYLAGRFDELGRGLAAFSQEMGSAWRHTVVVVVSEFGRTFRENGNRGTDHGHGSVFWVLGGGIKGKQVAGEQLAISQATLFQNRDMPVLNEYRAVLGGLLRRTFGLTPAQLDHVFAGVKPVELGLV
- a CDS encoding AI-2E family transporter → MTDTQRDIVSAGFSLALIAVTAFVMQRFFLPLVWAGILCVATWPLYLRVRAALGQRPIIAAAVLTLAFACIFIIPVLSGVAQAAREVPVLANFIVHANTDGLPVPDWVAHIPLAGSAIGDWWLATLSQPHGLGHFFAGSAVGGFHSARDILKILGADVFHRLVDFGLAFLCLFFFYKDGEALTRQITAVGSHFLRPERWGRYAQKIPTAIRATVNGLVLVGLAEGVLIGIAYAIAGLPSPALWAFATGILAIIPFGAPLAYLSAAALLVFQGNVGAAIGVAAWGTVVLFVADHFVRPGMIGNATRLPFLAVLFGILGGVETLGLVGLFIGPVVMVLFVTLWYEANVSDKVLPVQTPASPAAPERAQ
- a CDS encoding diacylglycerol/lipid kinase family protein, translating into MSKIAVIINGSAGCGYAPDWAQQLEAQFAAVGLDAAITLAQSGAEMIATAEQALRDGAPIVVAGGGDGTINAVASVVVGSGTPFGVLPLGTLNHFAKDLSIPLALDAAIANVAQGVLHQVDVGEVNGRIFLNNSSLGLYPDIVRDREKQQRRLGRGKWLAFSWALVAALRRYPFLSVQLTLNDAVHARRTPFVFIGNNEYLMEGLNIGERERLDGGQLSLYVAQRPGRLGLLKLALHALFGKLSQAKDFDMLTVNELDIATKHRRLRVATDGEVTIMNTPLRYRIRPAALDVIVPAPAPAQD
- a CDS encoding phosphatase PAP2 family protein; the encoded protein is MSLQEKNDMRMTTGWTMKLRRFVEARLSPEGELGLHMTVGVALMLVAIVVFHEIAEAVMGMAQITVIDLQVAHWFNQHAVPWITSCLLVITHMHGVIGAITLALLLGWYLHRKGADYWLFTLVITMPGVMFLNLLLKYIFVRARPSFDEPILQTALSTYSFPSGHTATSTALYGLLAAYLICQTAPGAWGKRIAIALGAFLMAALVGFSRIYLGAHYLSDVLAAMAESYGWLAICIAGVSTLRRRRHIRQTK
- the cls gene encoding cardiolipin synthase is translated as MQPCLTALLLCWTLAACASLPDVKNLNTTLEPVARPNVITGKGALLNVNSRAALLNKRWARSGMDLKTQAALEEAATGVPLIKGNKVTLLFDGPQTMAAMFRAISEAKTSINLETYIFDQDPLGLKFADMLIEKQQAGVTVNVIYDSVGTIGVPQAFFERMRAAGVRLVAFNPVNPAKLKGDDWKINNRDHRKVLIVDGKMAFTGGINISDTYAKSSLFRSKSKATDKKDVGWRDTHVKVEGPAVAAFQWLFIRTWAQQDQADLPDANYFPVLSEVGDKLVRVVASEPDGGFEIYKAYILAIQEAKKSIHITSAYFVPDQQTVDALVAAAKRGVDVTVVLPGVSDSGLVFHAGHALYDQLLAGGIRIFHLKLAVLHAKTAVIDGAWSTVGSTNIDMRSFLHNSELNVIVLGDSFGREMENAFQEDLRDSEEITKAKWETRPISDRMKEWAARFMNYWL
- a CDS encoding metallophosphoesterase family protein, with the protein product MRTLVHLSDLHFGKVDAALLAPLRALVERLEPDVVVVSGDLTQRARSVQFRQARAFLDSLPGPQIVVPGNHDVPLYNVVSRFLTPLVKYRRHVTDDLSPEYVDEEIAVLGINTARSLTFKDGRISHEQIDFLRERLGRLPPGLTRIIVTHHPFDLPENFDKDDLVDRAPQALQMFSECGVDLLLAGHLHASVAGNTAERYKIAGYAALMVQAGTATSTRGRGESNSFNVLRVENSCIRVERYSWNEGSAAFEKVSTEAFERQGGVWASLRPL